The Exiguobacterium aurantiacum DSM 6208 genome includes a window with the following:
- a CDS encoding FUSC family protein, producing MRFGARTIKTGISVALVLLIAEAFQFQQIVVPALAASLALLPSVYQTGLRFLEEMKGNLIGALLAVFSLLLTPNPTPIAIGVVIIIAISILLFLNLESTTRTVILTTILIMEGASQSDMPIWMFAGERYLLIMMGITVALLVNALLFPPRYERKLEDEITTVFQMAVRIARLFSETDGGRSSFESLEETKKKHRGSKTTYDFFEEEIKANRWLEKKTPIYRRAVLKSKMIDTNSAAIHVLDKLHDDFLTLEHLPPQLEEELLRHVRHLLRRHERLFSAYELENEHIIDREEDLIHENFDFAKLMIEKMRDEEEDLILTVVPLVATMTDWVKAMNELERYLITEMKKHGDNLKVEPRKKWFFED from the coding sequence ATGAGATTTGGAGCTAGAACGATTAAAACCGGGATTTCCGTCGCCCTGGTATTATTGATTGCCGAGGCGTTTCAGTTTCAACAGATTGTCGTACCGGCGCTCGCCGCCTCACTCGCTTTACTTCCGTCCGTCTATCAGACGGGACTCCGGTTTTTAGAAGAGATGAAAGGGAACTTGATCGGGGCGTTGCTCGCCGTTTTCTCGTTACTGTTGACCCCGAATCCGACCCCGATCGCCATCGGCGTCGTCATCATCATCGCCATCTCGATTCTTCTGTTCTTGAACCTTGAGTCGACGACACGGACCGTCATCTTGACGACGATCTTGATCATGGAAGGGGCGAGCCAGTCGGACATGCCGATTTGGATGTTCGCCGGGGAACGATACTTACTCATCATGATGGGGATCACGGTCGCGCTTCTCGTCAACGCACTGTTGTTCCCGCCACGCTATGAACGGAAGCTCGAGGACGAGATCACGACGGTGTTCCAGATGGCCGTCCGCATCGCGCGTCTATTCTCTGAGACGGACGGGGGACGTTCCTCGTTCGAGTCACTCGAAGAGACGAAGAAGAAACATCGCGGTTCGAAGACGACATACGACTTCTTCGAGGAAGAGATTAAAGCGAATCGCTGGCTCGAGAAGAAGACGCCGATCTATCGCCGGGCCGTCTTGAAGTCGAAGATGATCGACACGAACAGTGCCGCCATCCACGTGCTCGACAAACTGCATGACGATTTTCTGACGCTCGAACATTTGCCACCTCAGCTCGAGGAAGAACTGTTGCGCCATGTACGCCATTTGCTCAGACGACATGAGCGCCTGTTCTCAGCGTATGAACTCGAGAACGAGCATATCATCGATCGGGAAGAGGACCTCATCCATGAGAACTTTGACTTCGCAAAGCTGATGATTGAGAAGATGCGAGACGAAGAAGAAGACCTCATCTTGACCGTCGTCCCGCTCGTCGCGACGATGACGGACTGGGTCAAGGCGATGAACGAGCTCGAGCGTTACCTCATCACCGAGATGAAGAAACATGGCGACAACTTGAAAGTGGAACCGCGCAAAAAGTGGTTCTTTGAAGACTAA
- a CDS encoding dynamin family protein, protein MKTLNEQRMRLAQLTDLFETQDETDMTRLARTALRKVTRDEIWIAVCGHFSAGKSTLLNNWLGNGVLPTSPIPTSANIVTLRSGATGASVAVNDTDWIQLGTDELERLSDFCKIEEIKEVEYALPRFPFGDDVVLMDTPGIDSTDERHRQATERSLFLADHLFFMMDYNHVQSEQNIQLMKQFSTEGRPYSIIINQIDKHEESELSFSSFKQTLAAAFAHHDIEPDDVFYISLRELDHTENEVPRLRSYVERVITTARDNRFESAEQLTDTLLERSEQTYARSLEQLPTVEKHPTEIQARLQRLEKKHVWLSAFRREFFRHQTPIVASAPIMNYEFRELLRDYLESCAPTFKVGLFFSKDKTRQERSRREEIAVKEFNRLLDTNLRPHLIKYAEDIIRDLKFPEARLARPDALPEAPATLITDQVKSGASLSGDTVLQFSRDIESALAAWVTKASDPWVASVETYLETDGADRLDQITTEQNSLYDMLDTLGTRRRLLERQTALQAYTEQSLTPERIEALEVRHYVDVEHLPKQQVAQQQKEVALTTVLDDNLSAFFSDFSNEYTVCEILESHPLFTSRVRSLRRKLERAEAETYTLAIFGAFSSGKSSTLNALLGETVLPTSPNPLTASITKIVPPNGRAHKSATITFKSRDELETELDSYGTTLDSLALDHPFVNAVKHAPLQHLGTTETVDYDTFASFVTEETKSCIVKEIELYVDSPWAERGIIFVDTPGADSQFNRHSEVQFGYMRDADAVLFVTYYNHAFTEADRELVIQLGRVQGTGDHQMFFLVNASDLAADETERDAVSDYVAQQLTKLGVRHPSVLPISSRNAMNGRDEGFDRFAERLGQFVDHDLRQANALRIKEETAALLASFEEVVREADADASVKAKRRDRLERLQNGQMLPVTSLDAPFAREVKELLAHLETRSLLRLSDFVKETFHPVEVDGSKASLERALVRTLDKYAYDVHQELQVFQYRLEKFLKNETARLIAQETAKLRPLLPTFAFDEDVTIDWLRDTVETVSFDQTAFRPVLKQFKNTSQFFEGDGRTMLRDDLSARLRLAVRDQLEAIGAREIERTSRELAGLEESLSAAWNDEVRELVSGELSVLSDGQSFTDMRQRLKALGKE, encoded by the coding sequence ATGAAGACTTTGAACGAACAACGTATGCGCCTTGCGCAATTGACCGACCTGTTTGAAACGCAAGACGAGACCGATATGACCCGTCTCGCCCGGACGGCACTCCGTAAAGTGACACGTGATGAGATATGGATCGCCGTCTGCGGTCACTTCTCCGCCGGAAAATCGACACTGCTCAACAACTGGCTTGGGAACGGCGTCTTACCGACGAGCCCGATTCCGACGAGCGCAAATATCGTCACGCTCCGAAGCGGTGCGACCGGCGCCTCGGTCGCCGTCAACGACACGGACTGGATCCAGCTCGGGACCGATGAACTCGAACGTCTAAGTGACTTTTGTAAGATTGAAGAGATCAAAGAAGTCGAGTACGCCCTGCCCCGCTTCCCGTTCGGCGACGACGTCGTCTTGATGGACACGCCGGGCATCGATTCGACCGACGAACGTCACCGTCAAGCGACGGAGCGCTCGCTCTTCCTTGCGGACCATTTGTTTTTCATGATGGACTACAACCACGTCCAATCGGAACAGAACATCCAGCTCATGAAGCAGTTCAGCACCGAGGGACGCCCGTATTCAATCATTATCAACCAAATCGACAAGCATGAGGAGAGCGAGCTGTCGTTCTCGTCGTTCAAGCAGACGCTTGCGGCAGCGTTCGCACACCACGACATCGAGCCAGATGACGTGTTTTATATCTCGCTCCGTGAACTCGACCATACGGAAAATGAAGTGCCGCGGCTTCGATCATACGTCGAACGCGTCATCACCACAGCAAGGGACAATCGTTTTGAGAGTGCCGAGCAGTTGACGGACACGCTCCTCGAGCGTTCGGAGCAGACGTACGCCCGTTCACTCGAGCAGTTACCGACTGTGGAGAAACACCCGACCGAGATTCAGGCCCGCCTGCAGCGACTCGAGAAAAAACACGTCTGGCTCAGCGCGTTCCGCCGCGAGTTCTTCCGCCACCAGACCCCGATCGTCGCCAGCGCTCCGATCATGAACTACGAGTTCCGTGAACTGTTGCGGGATTATTTGGAAAGCTGTGCCCCGACGTTCAAGGTCGGCCTGTTCTTTTCGAAAGACAAGACGCGGCAAGAACGGTCACGACGTGAGGAAATCGCCGTCAAAGAGTTCAATCGCCTGCTCGACACGAACTTGCGTCCGCACTTAATCAAATACGCGGAAGACATCATCCGTGACTTGAAGTTTCCAGAAGCGAGGCTTGCCCGACCGGATGCATTGCCGGAAGCGCCGGCCACACTCATCACCGACCAAGTAAAAAGTGGAGCCTCGCTCAGCGGGGACACGGTCCTTCAGTTCAGCCGGGACATCGAGTCCGCCCTCGCCGCCTGGGTGACGAAAGCGTCCGACCCGTGGGTGGCGTCGGTCGAAACGTATCTCGAGACAGACGGTGCGGATCGGCTTGACCAAATCACGACCGAACAAAACTCGCTTTACGACATGTTGGACACGCTCGGTACGAGACGTCGCCTGCTAGAACGACAGACTGCACTTCAAGCCTATACGGAACAATCCTTGACGCCGGAACGCATCGAGGCGCTCGAAGTCCGTCACTATGTCGATGTCGAGCATTTACCGAAGCAACAAGTCGCCCAGCAACAGAAAGAAGTTGCACTGACGACAGTCTTGGATGATAATTTGAGCGCTTTTTTTTCTGATTTTTCAAATGAATATACGGTATGTGAAATATTAGAAAGTCATCCGTTATTCACGTCCCGAGTGAGGTCGCTCCGACGCAAACTCGAACGAGCCGAAGCCGAGACATACACGCTCGCCATCTTCGGTGCGTTCTCTTCCGGTAAATCGTCGACGTTGAACGCTCTACTCGGCGAGACGGTGTTGCCGACGTCACCGAACCCGCTCACCGCCTCGATCACGAAGATCGTCCCGCCGAACGGACGGGCGCACAAGAGCGCCACAATCACGTTTAAATCGCGTGACGAGCTCGAGACGGAACTCGACAGTTACGGGACGACACTCGATTCGCTCGCGCTCGACCATCCGTTCGTGAATGCGGTGAAACACGCCCCGCTCCAGCATCTCGGGACGACGGAGACGGTCGATTACGACACGTTCGCCTCGTTCGTCACGGAAGAGACGAAGAGCTGCATCGTCAAAGAGATTGAGCTGTACGTCGATTCCCCTTGGGCCGAGCGCGGCATCATCTTCGTCGACACGCCGGGCGCCGACTCGCAGTTCAACCGACATAGCGAGGTCCAGTTCGGTTATATGCGTGACGCCGATGCCGTCTTGTTCGTGACGTATTACAACCACGCGTTCACCGAGGCCGACCGTGAGCTCGTCATCCAGCTCGGGCGGGTCCAAGGGACGGGCGACCACCAGATGTTCTTCCTCGTCAACGCCTCTGACTTAGCGGCGGACGAGACGGAACGGGACGCCGTCTCCGACTATGTGGCCCAGCAATTGACGAAGCTCGGCGTGAGACACCCTTCCGTGTTGCCGATCTCGAGCCGAAACGCCATGAACGGGCGAGACGAAGGATTCGACCGCTTCGCTGAACGGCTCGGCCAGTTCGTCGACCACGACCTGCGCCAAGCGAACGCGCTTCGCATCAAGGAAGAGACGGCCGCACTCCTCGCCTCGTTCGAAGAAGTCGTCCGGGAAGCGGACGCCGACGCGAGCGTCAAAGCGAAACGTCGCGACCGGCTCGAACGGTTACAGAACGGGCAAATGCTCCCGGTCACATCGCTTGACGCACCGTTCGCCCGGGAAGTGAAAGAACTGCTCGCCCACCTCGAGACGCGGTCGCTCCTTCGTCTATCGGACTTCGTCAAGGAGACGTTCCATCCGGTCGAGGTGGACGGCTCGAAGGCGAGTCTAGAACGCGCCCTCGTCCGGACGCTCGACAAGTATGCCTATGACGTCCATCAAGAGCTTCAAGTGTTCCAGTATCGGCTCGAGAAATTCTTGAAGAACGAGACGGCCCGGCTCATCGCGCAAGAGACAGCGAAGCTGCGTCCACTGTTGCCGACGTTTGCGTTCGACGAGGACGTGACGATCGACTGGCTGCGTGACACGGTCGAGACGGTGTCGTTTGACCAAACCGCCTTCCGGCCGGTATTGAAACAGTTCAAGAACACGAGCCAATTCTTCGAAGGGGACGGGCGGACGATGCTCCGGGACGACTTGAGCGCACGCCTGCGCCTCGCAGTCCGTGATCAGCTCGAAGCAATTGGTGCCCGAGAGATCGAACGCACGTCTCGTGAGCTCGCCGGACTCGAGGAAAGCCTAAGTGCCGCGTGGAACGATGAAGTGCGTGAACTCGTCTCCGGCGAGCTGAGCGTCCTCTCAGACGGACAGTCGTTCACGGACATGAGACAGCGCCTCAAAGCGCTCGGAAAGGAATGA
- a CDS encoding WGR domain-containing protein, with the protein MQIYLQHTTKFWNIRVGTDEFVVQYGKRGTVGKVQLKSFDTAEACKKEADKLVRQKLKKGYVEVEYDWDTHLYVDDPEIGPHPLTAHPAFMRHFQEDFYLDCTDEFAPFGSDEGADVLDMFGEALRKERDVDFLEGAYAILSDWLEEDISTPEDWMQNGDRFACDVVILASAFASIKLTGRITDALKRSAHEALTTIVDEVEPEYVHRFQLINEQLAAFPVSD; encoded by the coding sequence ATGCAGATCTATTTACAACACACCACAAAATTCTGGAACATCCGTGTCGGCACGGACGAGTTCGTCGTCCAATACGGAAAACGCGGCACGGTCGGGAAAGTCCAGCTGAAGTCGTTCGATACGGCAGAAGCATGTAAGAAAGAAGCGGACAAGCTCGTCCGTCAAAAACTGAAAAAAGGGTACGTCGAGGTCGAGTACGACTGGGACACCCATCTTTACGTCGACGACCCGGAGATCGGGCCGCATCCGCTGACGGCCCACCCGGCGTTCATGCGACATTTCCAAGAAGATTTCTATTTGGACTGCACGGACGAATTTGCGCCGTTCGGGAGCGATGAAGGGGCCGACGTCCTCGACATGTTCGGAGAAGCGCTTCGGAAAGAACGAGACGTCGATTTTTTGGAAGGGGCGTATGCGATTCTATCGGACTGGCTTGAAGAAGACATCTCGACGCCCGAAGACTGGATGCAAAACGGGGACCGCTTCGCATGTGACGTCGTCATCCTCGCGAGTGCGTTCGCTTCAATCAAGCTGACCGGACGAATCACGGATGCGTTAAAACGTTCCGCTCACGAAGCGTTAACGACCATCGTCGACGAAGTCGAGCCTGAGTATGTACACCGGTTTCAGTTAATCAACGAACAGCTTGCCGCTTTCCCCGTGTCAGATTGA
- a CDS encoding PH domain-containing protein: MTETSLTWHRLPTRVLVLRIVDMLKSFAIPIVILFVLNNDWETTFGIILRVGVLLFIGFDLLQKFFGWRNFRYALDEKTMYVIEGNWMKQEKSLPLYKIQSVHSNSPFFYRLLGVVELTFDTNANSDDASFKLAGVFPGEAKRLEDVLDQSRRRRLDASAESSETEEGSTEKSVTIEKPPGVRLYTLSTREILLASLTSLSVFAIFPVASTIITYIDDFINLDGTFDQIGDWVISASVIAIGVLVLSILFLSVVIGTVINFLKYGNFVLERRGDRIRVEKGLLNRSAKEIPYEKIQAIRIKETFIRRWFNIIGVELVAAGTMDELKDESSTILPFVRRDRAMRVLNEHFSQFAWADTLHRLPKRSLGIKLMRISWFGVIVTGIVVYFFREYAWWLLLLWALIVGGRVLSYYTTRYARNGAFIQLRTGAFNVRSFVTDKPRIEQIHVTQSLLQRRFGLCNVVLSTRGGLLSIESIEDIPKREADAMLDWFSRYNGENMKTPG; encoded by the coding sequence ATGACCGAAACGTCGCTCACGTGGCATCGGCTTCCGACACGGGTGCTCGTCCTGCGCATCGTCGACATGTTGAAGTCGTTCGCCATCCCGATCGTCATCTTGTTCGTCTTGAACAATGACTGGGAGACGACGTTTGGAATTATCCTTCGCGTCGGTGTACTCCTGTTTATCGGATTCGATTTGCTGCAAAAGTTTTTCGGATGGCGTAACTTCCGGTACGCCTTGGACGAGAAGACGATGTACGTCATCGAAGGGAACTGGATGAAGCAAGAGAAGTCGCTGCCGCTCTACAAGATTCAGAGCGTCCACTCGAACAGCCCGTTCTTTTATCGGTTGCTCGGCGTCGTCGAATTGACGTTCGATACGAACGCGAACAGTGACGACGCCTCGTTCAAACTCGCAGGCGTCTTCCCGGGTGAGGCGAAACGGCTCGAGGATGTGCTCGACCAGTCGAGACGTCGACGGCTTGACGCCTCGGCCGAATCGAGCGAAACGGAGGAAGGAAGCACGGAGAAGTCGGTGACGATCGAGAAACCGCCGGGCGTTCGGCTTTATACACTATCGACCCGCGAGATTTTGCTTGCCTCGCTCACATCGCTGTCCGTGTTCGCCATCTTCCCGGTCGCCTCGACGATCATCACGTACATCGACGACTTCATCAACCTCGATGGCACGTTCGACCAAATCGGGGACTGGGTCATCAGCGCCTCGGTGATCGCCATCGGCGTGCTCGTCCTCTCCATCTTGTTCTTGTCGGTCGTCATCGGGACGGTGATCAACTTCCTGAAGTATGGGAATTTCGTCCTCGAACGGAGGGGCGACCGCATCCGGGTCGAGAAAGGCTTACTGAACCGGTCGGCCAAAGAGATCCCGTATGAGAAGATTCAAGCGATTCGCATCAAGGAGACGTTCATCCGGCGCTGGTTCAACATCATCGGTGTCGAGCTCGTCGCGGCCGGGACGATGGACGAGTTGAAAGACGAGTCGTCGACGATACTCCCGTTCGTGAGACGCGACCGGGCGATGCGGGTCCTAAACGAACACTTCAGCCAGTTCGCCTGGGCCGACACGCTCCACCGTCTGCCAAAACGATCGCTTGGAATCAAGCTGATGCGCATCAGTTGGTTCGGCGTGATCGTCACCGGGATCGTCGTCTATTTCTTCCGCGAATATGCGTGGTGGCTCCTCTTGTTGTGGGCACTCATCGTCGGTGGGCGTGTGCTCAGCTATTACACGACGCGCTATGCGCGGAACGGGGCGTTCATCCAACTGCGGACGGGCGCGTTCAACGTGCGCTCGTTCGTGACGGACAAACCCCGCATCGAACAGATTCATGTGACCCAGTCCTTGCTGCAACGACGCTTCGGTCTTTGTAACGTCGTCTTATCGACGCGCGGTGGGTTGTTATCCATCGAGTCGATTGAGGATATCCCGAAACGTGAAGCGGACGCCATGCTTGACTGGTTCTCGCGCTACAACGGAGAAAACATGAAAACACCGGGCTGA
- a CDS encoding GNAT family N-acetyltransferase, whose product MNQWGASQMVVSSGTYDCASLDGFVWMNGSIHGLVTYVIRHDALEIISLDSLQENKGIGSSLLEEVEREAKRHRLKRLTLITTNDNVHALAFYQKRGFRLERIVTDAVNVARLEKPSIPLIGNNGIPLHDEIILSKQL is encoded by the coding sequence ATGAATCAATGGGGGGCTTCCCAGATGGTCGTCTCGTCTGGGACATATGACTGTGCGTCGCTCGACGGTTTCGTCTGGATGAACGGGTCGATTCATGGGCTCGTCACGTACGTCATCCGTCATGATGCGCTCGAAATCATCTCGCTCGACAGTTTACAGGAAAACAAAGGCATTGGGTCCTCACTCTTAGAAGAAGTGGAACGAGAGGCGAAGCGTCATCGTCTCAAGCGTTTAACTTTGATTACGACGAACGATAATGTGCACGCGCTCGCGTTTTACCAAAAACGCGGCTTTCGGCTCGAACGAATCGTGACGGATGCGGTCAACGTGGCCCGGCTCGAAAAGCCAAGCATCCCCCTGATCGGGAACAACGGCATCCCACTTCACGATGAAATCATCTTGTCAAAACAGCTATAA
- a CDS encoding PH domain-containing protein, translated as MSENETASPISGTLPIEARTVFRLSSAIFYVIGLVITGALVFAAVWFDWPVWLRATAYGLLAIAVIYSLVDIIVFQKWKQERFTYLVQPLEIRLHHGIITTHDVLIPMTKVQYVHAKQGPLLRKFGLQTITIGTAGGSHEIYAIEESFAKTLREQIAVYARIEEEDVV; from the coding sequence ATGTCAGAGAATGAAACAGCATCACCCATCAGCGGTACATTGCCAATCGAGGCGAGAACCGTATTCCGCTTATCGAGTGCCATCTTCTATGTGATTGGTTTGGTTATCACGGGTGCGCTCGTGTTCGCGGCCGTCTGGTTCGACTGGCCAGTTTGGCTCCGAGCCACAGCTTACGGGTTACTGGCGATTGCGGTCATCTATAGTCTAGTCGACATCATCGTCTTCCAGAAATGGAAACAGGAGCGCTTCACGTATCTCGTCCAACCTCTCGAGATTCGACTCCATCACGGCATCATCACGACACATGACGTCTTGATCCCGATGACGAAAGTGCAATACGTGCATGCGAAGCAAGGGCCGCTTCTTCGAAAGTTCGGCCTTCAGACAATCACGATCGGCACAGCAGGCGGATCGCATGAGATTTATGCGATCGAAGAATCATTCGCGAAGACGCTCCGCGAGCAAATCGCCGTCTACGCCCGCATCGAAGAGGAGGATGTCGTATGA
- a CDS encoding NAD(P)-dependent oxidoreductase, giving the protein MSTIALFGGSGRTGMRLLEKLLEAGHEVRLVSRRPVESREGVTVILGDATDLTAVKETVQHADVVFSALGTDKQNVLSRFTPLVIEAMREVGVTRIVTVGTAGILKAHDTDAYRFQTRESKRTMTTAAEDHAHAYELLDASGLDYTVVCPTQLIDEPSVGKLVITQDKLGTLHSGPISRDDVADLVLDVWQGNKYVGHRVGITTESR; this is encoded by the coding sequence TTGTCAACCATTGCTTTATTCGGAGGGAGCGGCCGCACGGGGATGCGGTTGCTCGAGAAATTGTTAGAGGCCGGTCATGAGGTGAGACTGGTGTCTCGCCGACCAGTCGAATCACGAGAAGGCGTCACGGTCATATTAGGGGATGCGACCGACCTGACCGCGGTCAAGGAGACGGTGCAGCATGCGGACGTCGTTTTTTCAGCACTCGGCACCGACAAACAAAATGTCTTGTCGCGCTTCACCCCACTCGTGATTGAGGCGATGCGAGAAGTTGGGGTCACACGCATCGTCACGGTCGGGACGGCCGGGATTTTAAAGGCACACGACACGGATGCGTATCGTTTCCAAACACGAGAGTCGAAACGGACGATGACGACGGCGGCCGAGGACCACGCCCATGCGTATGAGTTGCTCGATGCCTCAGGTCTCGATTACACGGTCGTCTGCCCGACGCAATTGATTGATGAACCGTCAGTCGGCAAACTCGTCATCACTCAAGACAAGCTCGGGACGCTCCATTCCGGACCGATCTCACGCGATGACGTCGCCGACCTCGTCCTCGACGTCTGGCAAGGAAACAAATATGTAGGGCATCGCGTCGGGATCACGACGGAGTCACGATGA
- a CDS encoding NCS2 family permease, with the protein MAKQTEWKTETYGGVLNFLATAYIPAVHAAILTQAGLPFEGALVGAILTSIIGTFIAGLFNLPLLLLPGMGINALFTYTLVLQMGLSWQGALAVSLVSGALVVLLTVTKVARKLANAFPPIIHDGLTVGLGLFLILIGLEAAGIVSGGGGALLHIGDLGERPVQVAFLTLFVAILLFLKMGPSSFLWTIAFGVGLSAVMGTLDWTGEFALTPFFESFGTVFGSVSFTESMSPLFLVAVGVLTLVLLIENISLIQNQTRAIGKDADAPKGLVAQGLSTMAGALFGSSPTVSTVEVAAGISVGARGGIASFVTSGLYVVSLLLLPLFAIIPVTAIAPVLIIIGMMMFQNVKHLPLDNWEHAFPAILVIIMIPFTYSIVDGIGLGFIAYTMIVLFKKGYRSLSPVVGVLTVLFLVFFSLPVWL; encoded by the coding sequence ATGGCAAAACAAACAGAATGGAAAACAGAAACATACGGGGGCGTGCTGAACTTTCTGGCGACAGCATACATCCCGGCCGTGCACGCGGCAATCTTGACACAAGCCGGACTCCCGTTCGAGGGAGCGCTCGTCGGAGCGATTTTGACAAGCATCATCGGAACGTTCATCGCTGGGCTCTTCAACTTGCCACTGCTGCTGTTACCAGGGATGGGCATTAACGCGTTGTTCACGTACACGCTCGTCCTGCAGATGGGTCTAAGCTGGCAAGGCGCGCTCGCCGTCTCGCTCGTCTCGGGGGCGCTCGTCGTCTTGCTGACCGTGACGAAGGTGGCGAGGAAACTCGCGAACGCGTTCCCGCCGATCATTCATGACGGATTGACGGTCGGTCTCGGCCTGTTCCTCATCTTGATCGGGCTCGAGGCGGCGGGGATCGTCTCGGGCGGCGGTGGGGCACTGCTTCACATCGGAGATCTCGGAGAACGGCCGGTGCAGGTCGCGTTCCTGACGCTCTTCGTCGCCATTCTGCTCTTCTTGAAGATGGGACCGAGCAGTTTCCTTTGGACGATCGCGTTCGGTGTCGGCTTGAGCGCCGTCATGGGCACGCTCGACTGGACCGGTGAGTTCGCGCTCACACCGTTCTTCGAGTCGTTCGGCACCGTGTTCGGGAGCGTCTCGTTCACCGAATCGATGTCGCCGCTCTTCCTCGTCGCCGTCGGCGTGTTGACGCTCGTCTTGCTGATTGAAAACATCAGCTTGATCCAGAATCAGACACGCGCGATCGGCAAAGATGCGGACGCTCCGAAAGGGCTCGTCGCACAAGGATTGTCGACGATGGCGGGTGCCTTATTTGGCTCGAGCCCGACCGTCTCGACGGTCGAGGTCGCGGCCGGCATCTCGGTCGGGGCACGGGGCGGCATCGCCTCGTTCGTCACGTCAGGCCTATATGTCGTCTCGCTCTTGTTGTTGCCGCTGTTCGCGATCATTCCGGTTACGGCAATTGCGCCAGTATTGATCATCATCGGCATGATGATGTTCCAGAACGTGAAGCATCTCCCGCTCGACAATTGGGAGCATGCCTTCCCGGCGATTCTCGTCATCATCATGATCCCGTTCACGTATTCCATCGTCGATGGCATCGGGCTCGGCTTCATCGCCTATACGATGATCGTCTTGTTCAAGAAGGGCTATCGGTCGCTCAGTCCGGTCGTCGGTGTCTTGACCGTCTTGTTCCTCGTTTTCTTTTCTTTACCAGTCTGGCTGTAA
- a CDS encoding Gfo/Idh/MocA family protein, whose amino-acid sequence MIRFGIIGTNFITDTFLETIQQITGTEVTAVYSRTAERAETYAAQFDIPHTFTSLEAMAASNVIDAVYIASPNALHAAQSMLFMRHNKHVLCEKPFASNVREVDAMLETARAHDVILLEALRNLFMPNFDVLRQELHRIGPVRRVILNKSQYSSRYDLYKRGDNPNTFNPDFSNGSLMDLGVYCLGPALKLFDRPNTILANAVKLESGVDGSGSAILSYDGMDIVVLHSKIHGSNSPSEIIGETGRILIDDIATFDRLTFEGRDGTTEELVSEQINPMAFEIQEFVRLIEAGERETPRHTHDDMLLLADVMTDMRRQIDVRYPADA is encoded by the coding sequence ATGATTCGATTCGGCATCATCGGCACGAACTTCATCACCGACACCTTTCTTGAGACAATCCAACAGATCACAGGCACAGAAGTGACGGCCGTCTATTCCAGGACAGCGGAGCGGGCAGAAACATATGCCGCTCAATTTGACATCCCCCATACGTTCACGTCTCTCGAAGCGATGGCCGCGAGTAACGTCATCGACGCGGTCTATATCGCGAGCCCGAACGCCCTCCACGCCGCGCAGAGCATGCTGTTCATGCGTCACAACAAGCATGTCCTCTGTGAGAAGCCGTTCGCCTCGAACGTCCGCGAGGTCGACGCGATGCTCGAGACGGCCCGCGCGCATGACGTCATCTTGCTCGAGGCGCTCCGCAACTTGTTCATGCCGAACTTCGACGTGTTGCGTCAAGAACTTCATCGCATCGGTCCGGTCCGGCGCGTCATCTTGAACAAGTCGCAGTACTCGTCACGCTATGACCTGTATAAACGTGGGGACAACCCGAACACGTTCAACCCGGACTTCTCGAACGGCTCACTGATGGACCTCGGCGTCTATTGTCTCGGACCCGCGCTCAAGCTGTTCGATCGACCAAACACGATTTTGGCGAACGCCGTCAAACTCGAGTCAGGTGTCGACGGCAGCGGCTCGGCCATCCTATCGTATGACGGGATGGACATCGTCGTGCTCCATTCGAAGATTCACGGGTCGAACTCGCCGTCTGAAATCATTGGGGAGACGGGGCGTATCTTGATTGACGACATTGCCACGTTCGACCGCTTGACGTTCGAAGGGCGTGACGGGACGACCGAGGAGCTCGTCAGCGAGCAAATAAACCCGATGGCGTTCGAAATTCAGGAATTCGTTCGGTTAATCGAGGCGGGGGAACGGGAGACGCCGCGTCATACGCATGACGACATGCTCCTGCTTGCCGACGTCATGACCGATATGCGCCGCCAAATCGACGTTCGTTACCCGGCTGACGCATAA